In Bacillus cereus ATCC 14579, a single window of DNA contains:
- a CDS encoding HAD family hydrolase, producing the protein MEKVKAILFDKDGTLMDFHSIWIKVAEELVAECISLYHLPSTMRQTLLEEIGVEGAFVNPRSAIAAGTSLDVAKGLCNYIESAREEEMHQWVSEKLFSLMYEHRSHMKMTADLPKVLQALKDKGFILGVVTADDFAPTELFLKQYKLENFFDYIIASDTFPAQKPDKKIIEVFCEKFNLESCEVAVVGDTPTDLHLAKNGDCYAIGVLSGTGDRPTLEPLADLVLDSVGEFISQSGEFFWEKEESNV; encoded by the coding sequence ATGGAGAAGGTAAAAGCAATATTATTTGATAAAGATGGGACATTAATGGATTTTCATTCAATATGGATAAAAGTAGCTGAAGAACTTGTAGCTGAATGTATAAGTTTATATCATTTACCAAGTACAATGCGGCAGACCTTATTAGAAGAGATTGGTGTAGAGGGAGCATTTGTTAATCCAAGGAGTGCAATAGCTGCTGGAACAAGCCTTGATGTAGCGAAGGGGCTTTGTAATTATATTGAGTCTGCTAGAGAAGAAGAGATGCATCAGTGGGTAAGTGAGAAGTTATTTTCCCTTATGTATGAGCATCGTTCGCATATGAAAATGACAGCAGACTTACCGAAAGTGTTACAGGCATTAAAAGATAAAGGATTTATATTAGGGGTTGTCACGGCGGATGATTTCGCACCAACAGAATTATTTTTAAAACAATATAAGTTGGAGAACTTTTTTGATTATATTATAGCCTCGGATACATTCCCTGCGCAAAAACCAGATAAAAAGATTATAGAAGTGTTTTGTGAGAAATTTAATTTAGAATCATGTGAGGTTGCGGTTGTTGGAGATACGCCAACTGATTTACATTTAGCTAAAAATGGCGATTGCTATGCAATTGGGGTGCTATCTGGTACAGGAGACCGTCCAACATTAGAACCACTTGCTGATTTAGTGTTAGATTCTGTTGGAGAGTTTATTTCTCAATCGGGTGAGTTTTTCTGGGAGAAAGAAGAGTCTAATGTGTAA
- a CDS encoding DUF4352 domain-containing protein — MLKKVSQIVLIFGIAFSLSACTETKDSNESKQEDVQDKVYKIGETVDVDGLQVTIDSVKLGYPDYDENKKKEEILGIIFKVENNSKKEIPFAFYEFEITDKKGTRFKEYNNPDSFISKKLAPDEKIQDIMLFDVAKENTYIATYRPEFTHENRTIKFELRPNK, encoded by the coding sequence ATGTTAAAAAAGGTAAGTCAAATTGTTTTAATTTTTGGCATAGCTTTTAGTTTAAGTGCTTGCACTGAGACTAAAGATAGTAATGAAAGTAAACAAGAAGATGTTCAAGATAAAGTGTATAAAATAGGGGAGACAGTAGACGTAGATGGTTTGCAAGTAACTATCGATTCAGTTAAATTAGGATATCCGGATTATGATGAGAATAAAAAGAAAGAGGAGATTTTGGGGATTATTTTCAAAGTAGAAAATAATAGTAAAAAGGAAATACCTTTTGCATTTTATGAATTTGAGATTACCGATAAGAAAGGTACAAGATTTAAAGAATATAATAACCCTGATAGCTTTATTAGTAAAAAGTTAGCACCAGATGAAAAAATTCAAGATATCATGCTATTTGACGTAGCGAAAGAAAATACGTATATCGCTACGTATAGACCGGAGTTTACGCATGAAAATAGAACGATAAAATTTGAATTGAGACCAAATAAATAA
- the gabT gene encoding 4-aminobutyrate--2-oxoglutarate transaminase produces the protein MNTKKFAKVNEQIPGPKAASLLERRQNIVPKGVSNGIPTFVRSANGALVTDVDGNQYIDFAGAIGTINVGHCHPTVKEALHKQVDQYIHTGFNVMMYEPYIELAEKLAALAPGSFDKQVLFLNSGAEAVENAVKIARKYTKRPGIIAFSKGFHGRTLMTMTMTSKVKPYKFGFGPFAPEVYKAPFPYEYRRPEGLTEEQYDDFIIEEFKNFFISEVAPETIAAVVMEPVQGEGGFIVPSKKFVQEVRRICSENGILFVADEIQTGFSRTGKYFAIDHYDVVPDLITVSKSLGAGVPISGVIGRKEIMNESAPGELGGTYAGSPLGCAAALAVLDVIENEKLNDRAIELGKVVMNRFEEMKNKYHCIGDVRGLGAMCAFEVVQDRKTKAPDKTLTANLCAEANKRGLLLLSAGTYGNVIRVLMPLVITDEQLEEGLTIIEESLQACYEQTNIARV, from the coding sequence ATGAACACAAAAAAATTTGCTAAAGTAAATGAACAAATTCCAGGACCGAAAGCGGCATCTTTATTAGAACGCCGTCAAAATATAGTACCAAAAGGAGTAAGTAACGGCATCCCAACGTTTGTACGATCTGCCAATGGTGCTCTTGTAACAGATGTTGATGGCAATCAGTACATTGATTTTGCAGGAGCAATCGGGACAATTAACGTAGGGCATTGTCATCCAACGGTTAAAGAAGCGCTCCATAAACAAGTCGATCAATACATTCATACTGGATTTAACGTTATGATGTATGAGCCATATATTGAATTAGCAGAAAAGCTTGCGGCATTGGCACCAGGAAGTTTCGATAAGCAAGTCCTGTTTTTAAATAGTGGTGCAGAAGCAGTTGAGAACGCGGTGAAAATCGCTCGTAAATATACGAAGAGACCTGGTATTATCGCATTTTCTAAAGGTTTCCACGGGCGTACATTAATGACAATGACGATGACAAGTAAAGTGAAGCCATATAAATTTGGGTTTGGTCCCTTTGCTCCAGAAGTATATAAAGCGCCATTTCCATACGAATACCGTCGCCCAGAGGGATTAACGGAAGAGCAGTATGATGATTTTATTATTGAAGAGTTTAAGAACTTCTTCATATCGGAAGTAGCACCAGAAACAATTGCAGCTGTTGTAATGGAACCTGTTCAAGGGGAAGGTGGATTTATCGTCCCAAGTAAGAAATTTGTTCAAGAAGTACGCCGCATTTGTTCAGAGAACGGCATCTTATTTGTAGCGGATGAAATACAAACAGGCTTTAGTCGTACAGGAAAATATTTTGCAATTGATCACTATGATGTCGTTCCAGATTTAATTACAGTGTCTAAATCATTAGGTGCTGGTGTACCGATAAGTGGTGTCATTGGACGTAAAGAAATTATGAATGAGTCTGCACCAGGTGAACTTGGTGGAACGTATGCAGGAAGTCCATTAGGATGTGCGGCTGCATTAGCTGTTCTCGATGTAATAGAAAATGAGAAATTAAATGATAGAGCGATAGAATTAGGAAAAGTCGTAATGAACCGATTCGAAGAGATGAAAAATAAATATCATTGCATCGGTGATGTGCGTGGGTTAGGCGCAATGTGTGCATTTGAGGTCGTTCAAGATCGTAAGACGAAAGCACCTGACAAAACGTTAACGGCTAATCTATGTGCAGAAGCAAATAAGCGTGGGTTACTGTTATTATCAGCAGGGACATATGGAAATGTTATCCGTGTGTTAATGCCTTTAGTTATTACAGATGAGCAACTTGAAGAAGGTTTAACAATAATTGAAGAATCATTGCAAGCTTGTTATGAGCAAACAAACATCGCTCGCGTTTAA
- a CDS encoding sigma-54 interaction domain-containing protein yields the protein MVAEKERVLMDLKDVFEYAFDEIFVTDEQGIVVRVNSTCERHYQLAAEELVGKHVKELQKDGIFYPSATLEVIEKKRPIELVQTTKSGEYLHVRTRPVFDDEGNLRRVISYSRDLTELYQLRQKVEEMDNQLKTYKKELRETYEHEGLIFKSLAMQKIVDTIKKVSVVDSTVLVLGETGVGKSRLVRHLHEVSHRKHESFYEINCAALPTNLIESELFGYSGGSFTGANREGKKGLLESAHKGTLFLDEIGEMPLEIQAKLLQVLQEKTFRPIGGRELKKVDVRIVAATNRDLSEMVKEGTFRKDLYYRLNVIPIAIPPLRERTEDILPLIYHYLQHFNKKYGRDVKLAPSTLQMFVGYPWEGNNREIENVIERIVITVDDVVTVEDLPLSMQEAAVEQSGQSLYKMLEEVERNIILKAYKTYGSSYKVAEFLQISQSAATRKIKKFIEEEENIG from the coding sequence ATGGTTGCAGAAAAGGAACGAGTGTTAATGGATTTAAAAGATGTATTTGAATATGCGTTTGACGAAATTTTTGTTACAGATGAGCAAGGGATCGTTGTACGTGTAAATAGTACATGTGAAAGGCACTACCAACTAGCTGCAGAAGAGTTAGTTGGTAAGCATGTAAAAGAACTACAAAAGGATGGAATCTTTTATCCATCAGCGACATTAGAAGTGATTGAAAAAAAGAGGCCAATTGAACTCGTTCAAACTACAAAATCAGGAGAGTATTTACACGTTCGTACAAGGCCTGTTTTTGATGATGAGGGAAATTTAAGAAGAGTGATTAGTTATTCTCGCGACCTTACTGAACTCTATCAATTACGTCAAAAGGTAGAGGAAATGGATAATCAGCTAAAAACATATAAAAAAGAATTAAGAGAAACATATGAGCATGAAGGACTTATTTTTAAAAGTCTAGCTATGCAAAAAATAGTCGATACAATCAAAAAAGTATCTGTAGTGGATAGTACTGTTCTCGTTTTAGGCGAGACTGGAGTAGGAAAAAGTCGATTAGTACGCCATTTACATGAAGTGAGTCACCGTAAGCATGAAAGTTTCTATGAAATTAATTGTGCGGCATTACCAACTAATTTAATTGAATCGGAGCTTTTTGGATATTCAGGTGGATCTTTTACAGGTGCGAATCGTGAAGGGAAAAAGGGACTATTAGAATCCGCGCATAAAGGAACTCTTTTTTTAGATGAAATCGGTGAAATGCCGCTTGAAATTCAAGCGAAGCTTTTGCAAGTATTGCAAGAAAAAACATTTCGTCCTATAGGCGGAAGAGAATTAAAAAAAGTAGATGTTCGAATTGTGGCGGCAACAAATAGAGATTTAAGCGAGATGGTGAAAGAAGGAACATTTCGGAAAGATTTATACTATCGTTTGAATGTCATTCCAATTGCAATTCCCCCGCTTAGGGAAAGAACAGAAGATATTTTGCCGCTTATTTATCATTACTTGCAGCACTTTAATAAAAAGTACGGACGTGATGTGAAACTAGCGCCGAGTACGTTACAAATGTTTGTTGGATATCCGTGGGAAGGGAACAATAGAGAAATAGAGAATGTAATTGAGAGAATTGTTATTACTGTTGATGATGTTGTAACGGTAGAGGATTTGCCACTCTCTATGCAAGAGGCTGCAGTTGAACAATCGGGGCAAAGCCTTTATAAAATGCTGGAAGAGGTAGAGAGAAATATAATTCTTAAAGCATATAAAACGTATGGATCAAGTTATAAAGTGGCTGAGTTTTTGCAAATTAGTCAATCTGCTGCTACTAGAAAAATTAAGAAGTTCATAGAGGAGGAAGAAAACATTGGATAA
- a CDS encoding aminopeptidase translates to MSFEQTLEKYAALAVNVGVNIQPGQTLSISAPLEAVQFVRLVTEKAYKSGAKHVYVDWNDETLTRLKFDLAPEEAFAEFPSWKAHAREELAKEGAAFMSIYAENPDLLKGVEASRIATAHKVAGEAMKVYRDYVQADKVSWCVISVPTKEWAAKVFPDVAPEEQEAKLWDAIFKATRADLENPVEAWKEHDETLHTKVDYLNEKHYKALHYTGPGTDLTIELPEKHVWAGAGSLNEKNVPFMANIPTEEVFTMPLKTGVNGQVSSTKPLVFAGNIIDNFTLTFENGRIVDYKAEAGEEALKHLVETDEGSHFLGEVALVPHDSPISNTNVLFYNTLFDENASCHLAIGNAYAFNLVGGKTMSKEELAENGANASITHNDFMIGSAELDIDGITADGRHEPIFRKGNWAF, encoded by the coding sequence ATGTCATTTGAACAAACGTTAGAGAAATATGCTGCTCTTGCAGTTAATGTTGGTGTTAATATTCAACCTGGACAAACTTTATCAATTAGTGCACCTCTTGAAGCTGTACAATTTGTACGCCTCGTTACAGAAAAAGCATATAAATCTGGTGCAAAACACGTATATGTAGATTGGAATGATGAGACGTTAACACGCTTAAAGTTCGATCTAGCTCCTGAAGAAGCTTTCGCTGAATTTCCATCTTGGAAAGCACATGCTCGTGAAGAATTAGCAAAAGAAGGCGCTGCATTTATGTCTATCTATGCAGAAAACCCTGATTTATTAAAAGGTGTAGAAGCATCGCGTATTGCAACAGCTCATAAAGTAGCTGGAGAAGCAATGAAAGTATACCGTGATTACGTACAAGCAGATAAAGTAAGTTGGTGTGTCATTTCTGTTCCTACGAAAGAATGGGCTGCGAAAGTATTCCCTGACGTAGCGCCAGAAGAACAAGAAGCAAAGTTATGGGATGCTATTTTCAAAGCTACTCGTGCTGATTTAGAAAATCCTGTCGAAGCATGGAAAGAACATGATGAAACATTACATACAAAAGTGGATTACTTAAACGAAAAGCATTATAAAGCTCTTCACTATACAGGTCCTGGAACAGATTTAACAATCGAACTTCCAGAAAAACATGTATGGGCTGGTGCTGGTAGCTTAAATGAAAAGAACGTACCATTTATGGCTAATATTCCAACTGAAGAAGTATTTACAATGCCACTTAAAACAGGTGTAAACGGCCAAGTTTCTAGTACAAAACCGTTAGTATTTGCAGGTAATATTATCGATAATTTCACGTTAACATTTGAAAACGGGCGTATCGTAGACTATAAAGCTGAAGCTGGTGAAGAAGCTTTAAAACATTTAGTAGAAACAGATGAAGGTTCTCACTTCTTAGGAGAAGTAGCTTTAGTACCTCATGACTCACCAATTTCAAACACAAATGTTTTATTCTACAATACACTATTTGACGAAAATGCATCTTGCCACCTTGCAATCGGAAATGCTTATGCATTTAACTTAGTTGGCGGAAAAACAATGTCTAAAGAAGAACTTGCTGAAAACGGCGCAAACGCTAGTATCACACACAACGACTTCATGATTGGATCAGCTGAGCTTGATATTGACGGTATTACTGCTGATGGCAGACATGAGCCTATCTTCCGTAAAGGTAACTGGGCGTTTTAA
- a CDS encoding diacylglycerol kinase, producing MMKRARIIYNPTSGRELFKKSLPEVLQKLEQAGYETSCHATTGPGDATVAARQAADRKFDVVIAAGGDGTLNEVVNGLVGHEFRPKFGIIPVGTTNDFARAIGVPRSIEEAADIICEGKTVPLDLGRANDTYFINIAGGGRITELTYEVPSKLKTVLGQLAYYLKGIEMLPSLHPTYVEIEYDGKLLQEEITMFLITNTRSVGGFEKVAPYASINDGLFDLLVLKKGSIADLIKAATQAQRGEHINNPKVLYTQANRIKVHSPDKLMINLDGEYGGDAPMEFENIYHCLELFVPEHQEDAL from the coding sequence ATGATGAAGCGAGCAAGAATTATTTATAATCCTACTTCTGGGCGTGAGCTATTTAAGAAGAGCTTACCAGAAGTATTACAAAAATTAGAACAAGCTGGCTATGAGACATCTTGTCATGCGACAACGGGTCCTGGAGACGCTACTGTGGCGGCGAGGCAAGCTGCGGATCGTAAGTTTGATGTTGTTATTGCGGCTGGTGGCGACGGTACGTTAAATGAAGTAGTAAACGGTTTAGTTGGGCATGAATTCCGTCCGAAATTTGGAATTATTCCAGTTGGAACGACAAATGACTTTGCACGTGCAATTGGTGTACCTCGTTCTATTGAAGAGGCAGCAGATATTATTTGCGAAGGAAAAACAGTGCCATTAGACCTTGGTAGAGCGAACGATACATATTTTATTAACATCGCTGGTGGCGGTCGTATTACAGAATTAACATACGAAGTACCGAGTAAGTTAAAGACAGTATTAGGGCAGCTTGCTTATTACCTAAAAGGTATCGAGATGTTACCATCATTGCATCCGACATATGTTGAAATTGAGTATGATGGAAAGTTACTACAAGAAGAAATTACGATGTTTTTAATTACGAATACTCGTTCAGTAGGTGGATTTGAAAAGGTAGCACCGTATGCATCTATTAACGATGGGTTATTTGACCTATTAGTACTGAAAAAAGGTTCTATCGCTGATTTAATTAAAGCAGCAACACAAGCACAACGTGGTGAACATATTAATAATCCAAAAGTGTTATATACACAAGCGAACCGAATTAAAGTACATTCACCAGATAAACTAATGATTAATTTAGATGGTGAGTATGGTGGAGATGCACCGATGGAATTCGAAAATATATATCATTGTTTAGAACTATTTGTTCCTGAACATCAAGAGGATGCCCTGTAA
- a CDS encoding polysaccharide deacetylase family protein, with the protein MRKYAAIALCTSAILAGCNTSNVSQEPKKEKKVQEVAIQKEALQEQGKISYTPITHESTNTSIHITDLKDSLNEVQYKIWRTADGKERAKSFSSKEKEKQFTIPFDIKEFEGKRGEFQIEATGMKEDGKTIPLTKSIITFEQKVPVLMYHAIDDYHGQGIKDLFVSPANFEAQMKHLKDNGYTLLTFERWGDINKVNKPIFVTFDDGMKNNMNAFRVLQKLKDDTFKPAATEYMIVDNVDVEGALSTSEIKEMVDSGIFSVQSHTATHADLPKITNYEEELKGSKEKLEKITGKPVIAIAYPFGHVDDKVVTETKKYYQFATTTKPGQFITKGEPDELLKMKRVRIHHTTTVEQFASSIK; encoded by the coding sequence ATGAGAAAATACGCAGCAATTGCTTTATGTACGTCTGCCATTCTAGCAGGCTGCAATACTAGCAATGTAAGCCAAGAACCTAAAAAAGAGAAAAAGGTTCAAGAAGTAGCTATACAAAAAGAGGCTCTACAAGAACAAGGTAAAATTTCTTATACTCCCATCACACACGAATCTACAAACACAAGTATTCATATTACAGACTTAAAAGATTCTTTAAATGAAGTACAATATAAAATTTGGCGCACAGCTGATGGAAAGGAACGTGCTAAATCTTTTTCTTCTAAAGAAAAGGAGAAACAATTTACAATTCCTTTTGACATAAAAGAATTTGAAGGAAAACGCGGTGAGTTCCAAATTGAAGCAACAGGAATGAAAGAAGATGGGAAAACAATCCCGCTTACGAAATCTATTATTACTTTCGAACAAAAGGTTCCTGTTCTTATGTATCACGCAATCGATGATTATCATGGTCAAGGTATTAAAGACTTATTCGTATCACCAGCTAACTTTGAAGCACAAATGAAACATTTAAAAGACAATGGTTATACGCTTTTAACGTTTGAACGCTGGGGTGATATAAATAAAGTAAATAAGCCGATTTTCGTTACATTTGATGATGGTATGAAAAATAATATGAATGCATTTCGCGTTTTACAAAAGCTAAAAGATGATACTTTTAAACCGGCAGCAACAGAATATATGATTGTTGATAACGTTGATGTAGAAGGAGCATTGTCTACTTCTGAAATAAAAGAAATGGTTGATTCCGGCATTTTCTCGGTGCAATCTCATACTGCAACACATGCAGACTTACCGAAAATTACAAACTATGAGGAAGAGTTAAAAGGTTCAAAAGAAAAACTAGAAAAAATAACAGGTAAGCCTGTTATCGCGATTGCTTATCCATTCGGTCATGTAGATGATAAGGTTGTTACAGAAACGAAGAAGTATTATCAATTTGCGACGACGACAAAGCCTGGGCAATTCATTACGAAGGGTGAACCTGATGAATTGTTAAAGATGAAGCGCGTTCGTATACACCATACAACGACTGTAGAGCAGTTTGCTTCTTCAATTAAGTAA
- the gabD gene encoding NADP-dependent succinate-semialdehyde dehydrogenase, which translates to MDKKATFVSIDKKAMYINGEWITLQEQIEVNNPATKEIFATVPKGGVTEAKQAVDAAHEAFKTWSKLTAADRATKLKKWFTLIDENKEEIAAIMTKEQGKPFAEALGEVNYANSFVEWYAEEGKRVYGEMIPAAHPNKRILVMKQPVGVMAAITPWNFPAAMITRKVAPALAAGCTAVVKPASQTPLTALKLAELAHEADIPKGVINIITGSAKAIADTWMEDGRVRKVSFTGSTEIGKELMASAAQTMKKVSLELGGHAPFIVMNDADLDKAVEAVIGSKFRNAGQTCICTNRVFVQEEVYEVFVEKFQKAVGQLKVGDGFGDGTTVGPLIDENAVSKVQEHIEDAIQKGGTVLYGGQKVAELEGHFIQPTVIGLANDTMLCMNEETFGPVAPVAKFKTVDEVIERANNTPYGLAAYIFTKDISQAFQISEALEYGIIGLNDGLPSVAQAPFGGFKESGIGREGGHFGIEEYLEIKYISLGL; encoded by the coding sequence TTGGATAAAAAGGCGACTTTCGTAAGTATAGATAAAAAGGCGATGTATATAAATGGTGAGTGGATTACACTACAAGAACAAATTGAAGTAAATAATCCTGCGACGAAGGAAATATTTGCAACTGTACCAAAAGGCGGAGTAACAGAGGCAAAGCAAGCTGTTGATGCTGCACATGAAGCTTTTAAAACGTGGTCTAAGTTAACGGCAGCAGATCGTGCAACGAAGTTAAAAAAGTGGTTTACGCTTATTGATGAAAATAAAGAAGAGATCGCAGCGATTATGACGAAGGAACAAGGGAAGCCGTTTGCAGAAGCGCTTGGTGAAGTAAATTATGCAAACAGTTTTGTTGAATGGTATGCAGAAGAGGGGAAACGCGTATATGGTGAAATGATTCCTGCTGCTCATCCGAATAAGCGCATTTTAGTTATGAAGCAACCAGTTGGCGTTATGGCAGCTATTACACCTTGGAACTTCCCAGCTGCTATGATTACGAGAAAGGTAGCCCCAGCGCTTGCAGCAGGCTGTACAGCCGTTGTGAAACCGGCAAGTCAAACGCCATTAACTGCATTGAAATTAGCTGAATTAGCCCATGAAGCAGATATTCCAAAGGGCGTAATCAATATCATAACAGGTAGTGCAAAAGCAATTGCTGATACATGGATGGAAGATGGTCGCGTTCGAAAAGTGTCCTTTACAGGGTCAACGGAAATCGGGAAAGAGTTAATGGCTAGTGCGGCGCAAACGATGAAAAAAGTTTCGCTTGAGTTAGGGGGACACGCTCCGTTTATCGTAATGAATGATGCAGATTTAGATAAAGCAGTAGAAGCGGTGATTGGTTCGAAATTCCGTAATGCAGGACAAACGTGTATATGTACAAACCGAGTATTCGTTCAAGAAGAAGTATACGAAGTATTTGTAGAGAAGTTCCAAAAGGCAGTAGGGCAGTTGAAAGTAGGAGACGGTTTCGGTGACGGAACGACTGTCGGGCCACTTATTGATGAGAATGCAGTTTCAAAAGTACAAGAACATATTGAAGATGCTATTCAAAAAGGTGGAACAGTTTTATATGGTGGTCAAAAGGTCGCAGAGTTAGAGGGACATTTCATTCAACCGACTGTAATTGGGTTGGCAAATGATACGATGCTTTGTATGAATGAAGAAACATTTGGGCCAGTGGCACCAGTTGCGAAATTTAAAACAGTTGATGAAGTAATCGAACGTGCAAACAATACACCATACGGTTTAGCTGCGTATATTTTCACGAAAGACATTAGCCAAGCATTCCAAATTAGTGAAGCGTTAGAGTACGGTATTATCGGTCTAAACGATGGTCTTCCATCAGTTGCACAAGCACCATTTGGTGGATTTAAAGAAAGTGGTATCGGTCGTGAAGGAGGCCATTTCGGCATCGAGGAATATTTAGAAATTAAATATATTTCATTGGGACTATAA
- a CDS encoding DMT family transporter, translating into MVYWLLLLVTIIFEVAGTIAMKLSNGLTKLVPSVLIFVFYGICFSVFAIVVKKIHLSIAYAIWSGVGTLLITIISVYFFKEHISLFQAFCILFIVLGVIGLKVSSAS; encoded by the coding sequence ATGGTATATTGGCTATTATTACTTGTTACAATTATTTTTGAAGTAGCTGGAACAATTGCGATGAAACTATCAAATGGTTTAACAAAGCTCGTTCCAAGTGTACTGATTTTCGTGTTTTATGGGATTTGTTTCAGCGTGTTTGCCATCGTTGTGAAAAAGATTCATTTAAGTATTGCTTATGCTATTTGGTCTGGCGTTGGAACATTACTTATTACAATCATTAGTGTGTACTTTTTTAAAGAGCATATTAGTTTATTTCAAGCATTTTGTATTCTTTTTATTGTTTTGGGTGTCATTGGGCTTAAGGTTTCATCGGCATCATGA
- the gatB gene encoding Asp-tRNA(Asn)/Glu-tRNA(Gln) amidotransferase subunit GatB yields MNLETIIGLEVHVELKTNSKIFSASPTEFGAEPNTQTSVIDLGYPGVLPTLNKEAVNFAMKAAMALNCEIATETKFDRKNYFYPDNPKAYQISQFDKPIGENGWIEIEVDGKKKRIGITRLHLEEDAGKSTHTADGSLVDYNRQGMPLIEIVSEPDMRTPEEAYAYLEKLKSIIQYTGVSDCKMEEGSLRCDANISLRPVGQEKFGTKAELKNLNSFTYVQKGLEHEQVRQEKELLSGGIIQQETRRYDEATKKTILMRVKEGSDDYRYFPEPDLVELYIDDEWKEAVRASIPELPDARKARYVAELGLPAYDAHVLTLTKEMSDFFEATVADGADAKLTSNWLMGEVLAYLNKQQKELKDVALTPAGLSKMVQLIEKGTISSKIAKKVFNELIEKGGDPEEIVKAKGLVQISDEGTLRKVVTEILDNNEQSIEDFKNGKDRAIGFLVGQIMKATKGQANPPLVNKILLEEINKR; encoded by the coding sequence ATGAATTTAGAAACAATTATTGGTTTAGAGGTTCACGTTGAGTTAAAAACAAATTCGAAAATTTTCTCTGCGAGTCCAACAGAATTCGGAGCGGAGCCAAATACACAAACAAGTGTAATTGACTTAGGATACCCAGGGGTACTTCCTACTTTAAATAAAGAAGCAGTTAACTTTGCGATGAAAGCTGCAATGGCATTAAACTGTGAAATCGCAACGGAAACGAAGTTTGACCGTAAAAACTATTTCTATCCAGATAACCCGAAAGCTTACCAAATCTCTCAATTTGATAAGCCAATTGGTGAAAATGGTTGGATTGAAATCGAAGTAGACGGTAAAAAGAAACGTATCGGTATTACACGTCTTCATTTAGAAGAAGATGCTGGTAAATCAACGCATACAGCTGATGGTTCATTAGTAGACTACAACCGTCAAGGTATGCCTTTAATCGAGATCGTATCTGAGCCAGATATGCGTACGCCAGAAGAAGCATATGCATACTTAGAGAAGTTAAAATCAATCATTCAATACACTGGTGTATCTGATTGTAAGATGGAAGAAGGTTCCTTACGTTGTGATGCGAACATTTCTCTTCGTCCAGTTGGACAAGAGAAGTTCGGTACAAAAGCGGAACTGAAAAACTTAAACTCATTCACTTACGTACAAAAAGGTCTTGAGCACGAGCAAGTGCGCCAAGAAAAAGAACTGTTATCTGGTGGTATCATCCAACAAGAAACACGTCGTTATGATGAAGCAACGAAGAAAACAATCTTAATGCGTGTGAAAGAAGGATCTGACGATTACCGTTACTTCCCGGAGCCAGACTTAGTTGAACTTTACATTGATGATGAGTGGAAAGAAGCAGTTCGAGCTTCTATTCCAGAACTTCCAGATGCACGTAAAGCTCGCTACGTTGCAGAACTAGGCTTACCAGCTTATGATGCACACGTGTTAACATTAACGAAAGAGATGTCTGATTTCTTTGAAGCAACTGTTGCAGACGGTGCTGATGCGAAATTAACATCGAACTGGTTAATGGGTGAAGTACTTGCATACTTAAACAAACAACAAAAAGAATTAAAAGACGTTGCATTAACGCCTGCTGGTTTATCTAAAATGGTTCAATTAATTGAAAAAGGTACAATTTCTTCTAAAATCGCGAAGAAAGTATTTAATGAATTAATTGAAAAAGGTGGAGACCCAGAAGAAATCGTTAAAGCGAAAGGTCTTGTTCAAATTTCTGACGAGGGTACACTTCGTAAAGTTGTAACAGAAATTCTTGATAATAATGAGCAATCTATCGAAGACTTTAAAAACGGTAAAGACCGTGCAATTGGCTTCTTAGTTGGTCAAATTATGAAAGCTACAAAAGGACAAGCAAATCCACCGCTTGTTAACAAAATCTTACTTGAAGAGATTAATAAGCGATAA